In one Streptomyces sp. NBC_01288 genomic region, the following are encoded:
- a CDS encoding LCP family protein yields MSHVSTPQHSDSDTPSRRGGGRGRKRGRTGKRRTGRWILLSLAVLVLAGAGTAYWLYSGIDGNIKGVDIDKAIGDDRPEKLPTSGQNILILGSDSRAGANAKLNTGKVSGARSDTALVMHIPEGRKKAVAISIPRDTLVTRPECTTSNGSSVASAKRVMFNSIYSQVGPACVVKTVEQMSGTRMDHYVEVDFAGFKDLVDAIGGVTVTVDEDIHDTSSGLDLTKGTHRLNGTQSLEFVRTRHGIGDGSDLGRIGLQQKFMLALLTEIQKQDLLGSPVKAYKIADQLTAALTTDSELASLTKLAEFGRSLNGVNPSTMETIMLPVAYDKVDPNRVVAAEPQATTLWKALRTDSTIPESAKKSPATGGTSS; encoded by the coding sequence ATGAGCCATGTCTCGACGCCCCAGCACAGTGACTCCGACACGCCCTCGCGGCGCGGCGGCGGGCGAGGACGCAAGCGCGGACGCACCGGCAAGCGCCGCACCGGCCGCTGGATCCTGCTCTCGCTGGCCGTCCTGGTCCTCGCCGGAGCCGGTACCGCGTACTGGCTCTACAGCGGGATCGACGGCAACATCAAGGGCGTCGACATCGACAAGGCGATCGGCGACGACCGGCCGGAGAAGCTGCCCACCTCGGGGCAGAACATCCTGATCCTGGGCTCCGACTCACGCGCCGGCGCCAACGCGAAGCTGAACACCGGCAAGGTCTCCGGCGCCCGTTCGGACACCGCGCTGGTGATGCACATACCCGAGGGCCGCAAGAAGGCCGTCGCGATCAGCATCCCGCGCGACACCCTGGTGACCCGCCCGGAGTGCACCACGTCGAACGGCTCCTCGGTCGCGTCGGCGAAGCGCGTGATGTTCAACTCCATCTACTCCCAGGTCGGTCCGGCCTGCGTCGTGAAGACCGTGGAGCAGATGTCCGGGACCCGCATGGACCACTACGTCGAGGTCGACTTCGCCGGCTTCAAGGACCTGGTGGACGCGATAGGCGGCGTGACCGTCACCGTCGACGAGGACATCCACGACACCTCCAGCGGCCTCGACCTGACCAAGGGCACCCACCGGCTGAACGGCACCCAGTCCCTGGAGTTCGTCCGCACCCGGCACGGCATCGGCGACGGCAGCGACCTCGGCCGCATCGGCCTCCAGCAGAAGTTCATGCTGGCCCTGCTCACCGAGATCCAGAAGCAGGACCTGCTGGGCAGCCCCGTCAAGGCGTACAAGATCGCCGACCAGCTGACCGCCGCGCTCACCACCGACTCCGAACTCGCCTCGCTCACCAAGCTCGCCGAGTTCGGCCGCAGCCTGAACGGCGTCAACCCGTCCACCATGGAGACGATCATGCTCCCGGTGGCCTACGACAAGGTCGACCCGAACCGCGTGGTCGCGGCGGAACCCCAGGCGACGACGCTGTGGAAGGCGCTCCGCACCGACTCGACGATCCCCGAGTCGGCGAAGAAGTCACCGGCCACGGGCGGGACTTCGTCCTGA
- a CDS encoding bifunctional glycosyltransferase/CDP-glycerol:glycerophosphate glycerophosphotransferase gives MTMPNPPYTESSYGSGPLAPARDAHVDTISYADPSQYTVTVVVAAYNASATLDRALRSALNQTHRTVEVVVVDDASTDGTLAVAQGYARRDPRVRIVARPQNSGGVGAPRNNGIECASGQYLTFLDADDELPHKACETLLASALATGAEITAGRALRVNLAKDETTVWQPQLYGTDRTVTGGLTAMPELFDDPIAAAKLYRVDFLHHNGIRFPEGVYFEDTYFSTVAGLCARSVTLLAAPVYRWMWERETDTPSITNRRGELRGIRDRVRVHRWADEFLDRHGAHELVAHKAAKFLSHDLRLYTPELRAGDDAFRDGFVQAVAPYLRSLPPETYDLCGPLERVRAFGLMHGRVDVALSVADYTQRRSVLSSDLVERDGKVHWSGSLLGRPHAERFLDVTDLDLTGTTLGDARLHNQATRVEIRDHELHVTGYIRNQFGRVRPKDKVELTAVLRRRSPKTDHTFKVTGVEVDDEYIRFHTTVDLASTLGKADRSAVWNLFVQIRHAGQRATTTVCVRGLDVAQERYTDGDTTYEIYETVSGNLALRPETSEQRVKADPRGTPWLWWADRRLPEPFAPPERPGAAVVVHCHNDEYNLYEFLSSLAAQRDFERTQVVLVDDGSTDSTPGHLANFAAHYPNTRVVTQVAMGMRAAFDNGLRHVSAPYVMFTRARDILGEDSVSRLLSTARTDRADVVVGDPDNFPGPRRGDEEPWRRYFGKKPDAVTKLDDAPYLVFSTGLGAKLLKTALVRDHRLRAGAGPGYEDAWIAVPALLHAARVATAPRATCYERDQGRSDSLFDVPWNDAVKAQELIRLCKHLLKRTAPLDARTRRLAQRFVVRTFQPYLRNLHRIMSRAELAAIFPALYEVYADIPDDLVLQYAVAAQSRLQHHAVRTANLDLFCEPHGRPEYRPYLNIDDQGLYRRLADDRVETALLRTDRQKAVLETCQVDPYRITFEGLLVLTGVDIAHRFANRVELVLSDGRTERALAVEQVYRRDRWRTRNEQDWFSGWRATARPEDFAVLNNKDLRLTLRVHDGDRHLDTAVDARQMLHRFKGTHRAGRATVTLAIDSDEKIILRRVAGLGSRVRHRLTRFRREFRSALPGRPGWRTRLLYWIWHPWLRGKDIWIIGEREDTAQDNSYHLFKWIRQNEPRRKVYYAINGNAPDRAKLKPHGRVIDRLSWKYRVYLLHANRLINAYDLEAYLGFPGLSKRAFLTGYGDLLRYKRVFLQHGVVYNDVAPSIHAQVTNVDLVLTTGRSERAYYAEHCGYGYDRVAATGLPRFDALEPVEGVRRVLVMPTWRRDIVAPSYNKAAKPEIPFAASEYYRFFSALLRDERLLKTLRHHNVELEFMPHYEIRPYLKHFRIDHPSITVSTTGRDVQLAMRECSMLVTDYSSVFFDVAYMGKPIVYTNFDDEAFYSKHYKRGYFDLARDGFGPTCATVEQAVDEIVGSIERGFRMEPKYTARAEEFFVLRDTHNCERAFDVIDTMDVSVVGDPGRPSAPLVMGRPEDHQHGRG, from the coding sequence ATGACCATGCCGAACCCGCCGTACACCGAGTCGTCGTACGGCAGCGGCCCGCTGGCCCCCGCCCGCGACGCCCACGTCGACACCATCTCGTACGCGGACCCGTCCCAGTACACCGTGACCGTCGTCGTGGCGGCCTACAACGCGAGCGCCACCCTCGACCGCGCGCTGCGCTCCGCCCTGAATCAGACCCACCGCACCGTCGAGGTCGTCGTCGTGGACGACGCCTCCACCGACGGGACCCTCGCCGTCGCCCAGGGGTACGCCCGGCGCGACCCCCGGGTGCGGATCGTGGCCCGCCCGCAGAACAGCGGCGGTGTCGGCGCGCCCCGCAACAACGGCATCGAGTGTGCCTCCGGCCAGTACCTGACGTTCCTCGACGCCGACGACGAACTCCCGCACAAGGCCTGCGAGACGCTGCTCGCCTCCGCGCTGGCCACCGGCGCCGAGATCACCGCGGGCCGGGCGCTGCGCGTCAACCTCGCCAAGGACGAGACCACAGTCTGGCAACCGCAGCTCTACGGCACCGACCGCACGGTGACCGGCGGACTCACCGCGATGCCCGAACTGTTCGACGACCCGATCGCCGCGGCCAAGCTCTACCGCGTCGACTTCCTGCACCACAACGGCATCCGCTTCCCCGAGGGCGTCTACTTCGAGGACACCTACTTCTCCACGGTGGCCGGCCTGTGCGCGCGCTCCGTCACCCTGCTCGCGGCACCCGTCTACCGGTGGATGTGGGAACGGGAGACCGACACCCCCTCCATCACCAACCGGCGCGGCGAACTGCGCGGCATCCGCGACCGGGTCCGGGTGCACCGGTGGGCCGACGAGTTCCTCGACCGGCACGGCGCCCACGAACTCGTCGCGCACAAGGCGGCCAAGTTCCTCTCCCACGACCTGCGCCTGTACACACCCGAACTGCGCGCGGGCGACGACGCGTTCCGCGACGGCTTCGTGCAGGCCGTCGCCCCCTACCTGCGCTCCCTCCCGCCGGAGACCTACGACCTGTGCGGCCCGCTGGAGCGGGTGCGCGCCTTCGGGCTGATGCACGGCCGGGTCGACGTGGCCCTGTCCGTCGCCGACTACACCCAGCGGCGCAGCGTGCTCAGCTCCGACCTGGTCGAGCGGGACGGCAAGGTCCACTGGTCGGGCTCCCTGCTCGGCCGCCCGCACGCCGAGCGTTTCCTCGACGTCACCGACCTCGACCTGACCGGCACCACGCTGGGCGACGCCCGGCTGCACAACCAGGCGACCCGGGTGGAGATCCGCGACCACGAACTCCACGTCACCGGCTACATCCGCAACCAGTTCGGCCGGGTCCGCCCCAAGGACAAGGTCGAACTCACCGCCGTACTGCGCCGCCGCAGCCCCAAGACCGACCACACCTTCAAGGTCACCGGTGTCGAGGTCGACGACGAGTACATCCGCTTCCACACCACCGTCGACCTGGCGTCGACCCTCGGCAAGGCCGACCGGTCCGCCGTCTGGAACCTCTTCGTCCAGATCCGGCACGCCGGACAGCGCGCGACCACCACCGTGTGCGTCCGCGGACTCGACGTGGCGCAGGAGCGCTACACCGACGGCGACACGACGTACGAGATCTACGAGACCGTCAGCGGCAACCTCGCGCTGCGGCCCGAGACCAGCGAGCAGCGGGTCAAGGCCGATCCGCGCGGCACCCCGTGGCTGTGGTGGGCGGACCGGCGACTGCCCGAGCCGTTCGCCCCGCCCGAGCGCCCCGGCGCCGCGGTCGTCGTGCACTGCCACAACGACGAGTACAACCTGTACGAGTTCCTCAGCTCGCTCGCCGCCCAGCGCGACTTCGAGCGCACCCAGGTGGTCCTGGTCGACGACGGCTCGACCGACAGCACCCCCGGACACCTCGCCAACTTCGCCGCGCACTACCCCAACACCCGGGTCGTGACCCAGGTCGCCATGGGCATGCGCGCCGCCTTCGACAACGGCCTGCGCCATGTCTCCGCGCCCTACGTCATGTTCACGCGCGCCCGCGACATCCTCGGCGAGGACAGCGTCAGCCGGCTGCTGAGCACAGCCCGCACGGACCGGGCCGACGTCGTGGTGGGCGACCCCGACAACTTCCCCGGGCCGCGCCGGGGCGACGAGGAGCCGTGGCGGCGGTACTTCGGCAAGAAGCCCGACGCGGTCACGAAACTGGACGACGCCCCCTACCTCGTCTTCTCCACCGGCCTCGGCGCGAAGCTGCTGAAGACCGCACTGGTGCGCGACCACCGGCTGCGGGCCGGCGCCGGACCCGGCTACGAGGACGCCTGGATCGCCGTACCCGCCCTGCTGCACGCGGCCCGGGTCGCCACCGCGCCGCGCGCCACCTGCTACGAGCGCGACCAGGGCCGGAGCGACTCGCTGTTCGACGTGCCGTGGAACGACGCGGTCAAGGCGCAGGAGCTGATCCGGCTCTGCAAGCACCTCCTCAAGCGCACCGCCCCGCTCGACGCCCGCACCCGGCGGCTGGCCCAGCGGTTCGTGGTGCGCACCTTCCAGCCGTATCTGCGCAATCTGCACCGGATCATGAGCCGGGCCGAACTCGCCGCGATCTTCCCGGCGTTGTACGAGGTCTACGCGGACATCCCCGACGACCTGGTCCTCCAGTACGCCGTGGCCGCGCAGTCCCGGCTCCAGCACCACGCCGTGCGCACCGCCAATCTCGACCTGTTCTGCGAACCGCACGGCAGACCCGAGTACCGGCCCTACCTGAACATCGACGACCAGGGCCTGTACCGCAGGCTGGCCGACGACCGGGTGGAGACCGCGCTGCTGCGCACCGACCGGCAGAAGGCGGTGCTGGAGACCTGCCAGGTCGACCCGTACCGGATCACCTTCGAGGGCCTGCTGGTGCTGACCGGCGTCGACATCGCCCACCGGTTCGCCAACCGCGTCGAACTCGTCCTGAGCGACGGCCGCACCGAGCGGGCGCTCGCCGTCGAGCAGGTCTACCGGCGCGACCGCTGGCGCACCCGCAACGAACAGGACTGGTTCTCCGGCTGGCGCGCGACCGCCCGGCCCGAGGACTTCGCCGTCCTGAACAACAAGGACCTCCGCCTCACCCTGCGCGTCCACGACGGCGACCGGCACCTCGACACCGCCGTCGACGCCCGCCAGATGCTGCACCGCTTCAAGGGCACCCACCGGGCCGGCCGCGCCACCGTGACCCTCGCTATCGACTCCGACGAGAAGATCATCCTGCGCCGGGTCGCCGGCCTCGGCAGCCGTGTCCGGCACAGACTCACGCGTTTCCGCCGGGAGTTCAGGTCCGCCCTGCCCGGCCGCCCCGGCTGGCGCACCCGCCTGCTGTACTGGATCTGGCACCCCTGGCTGCGCGGCAAGGACATCTGGATCATCGGCGAGCGCGAGGACACCGCGCAGGACAACTCGTACCACCTCTTCAAGTGGATCCGGCAGAACGAGCCCCGGCGCAAGGTCTACTACGCCATCAACGGCAACGCCCCCGACCGCGCCAAACTCAAGCCCCACGGCCGCGTCATCGACCGGCTCTCCTGGAAGTACCGCGTCTACCTGCTGCACGCGAACCGGCTCATCAACGCCTACGACCTGGAGGCCTACCTCGGCTTCCCGGGCCTGTCCAAGCGCGCCTTCCTCACCGGCTACGGCGATCTGCTGCGCTACAAGCGGGTCTTCCTCCAGCACGGCGTGGTCTACAACGACGTCGCCCCGTCCATCCACGCCCAGGTCACCAACGTCGACCTGGTCCTCACCACGGGCCGCAGCGAACGCGCCTACTACGCCGAGCACTGCGGCTACGGCTACGACCGCGTCGCCGCCACCGGCCTGCCCCGCTTCGACGCGCTGGAACCCGTCGAGGGAGTGCGCCGCGTCCTGGTCATGCCCACCTGGCGCCGGGACATCGTGGCCCCGTCCTACAACAAGGCCGCCAAACCGGAGATCCCCTTCGCGGCCTCCGAGTACTACCGCTTCTTCTCCGCGCTGCTGCGCGACGAGCGGCTGCTCAAGACGCTCCGACACCACAACGTGGAGCTGGAGTTCATGCCGCACTACGAGATCCGGCCCTACCTCAAGCACTTCCGCATCGACCACCCCTCCATCACGGTCTCCACCACCGGCCGTGACGTACAGCTGGCGATGCGCGAGTGCTCGATGCTGGTCACCGACTACTCGTCGGTCTTCTTCGACGTCGCCTACATGGGCAAGCCGATCGTCTACACCAACTTCGACGACGAGGCCTTCTACAGCAAGCACTACAAGCGCGGCTACTTCGACCTGGCCCGCGACGGCTTCGGCCCCACCTGCGCCACCGTCGAGCAGGCCGTCGACGAGATCGTCGGCTCCATCGAGCGGGGCTTCCGGATGGAGCCCAAGTACACAGCGCGAGCAGAGGAGTTCTTCGTGCTGCGCGACACCCACAACTGCGAGCGCGCCTTCGACGTGATCGACACCATGGACGTCTCCGTCGTCGGCGACCCGGGCCGCCCGTCCGCGCCGCTGGTCATGGGGCGCCCCGAGGACCACCAGCACGGAAGGGGATGA
- a CDS encoding rhamnogalacturonan acetylesterase — MRHPRIFLAGDSSVTSRPRSMAPMVGWGQVLHLFVRTAEVVNAARAGSSSRSFLERGRLAWILENIAPGDLLLISFGLIDMKPGDGRFTEPFGDFQRFLRQYVHGARERGAHPVFVTSHERRVFDEHGNMRRPLGLYPGAMRELAAGLSVPLLDLNAWSVGWWRQAGPQGTRDLFLHLDPAEHPNYPDGVADNTHLRGHGALECARFVAGELRARSLLTPDYFRNLDANIPETAIEFLDDDVFERLTKERVGAVPARRDRGALVESGAAR; from the coding sequence GTGCGACACCCGAGGATCTTCCTCGCCGGCGACTCCAGCGTGACCAGCCGGCCGCGGAGCATGGCGCCGATGGTCGGCTGGGGCCAGGTGCTCCACCTGTTCGTCCGGACCGCCGAGGTCGTCAACGCGGCCCGCGCGGGCTCCAGTTCGCGCAGCTTCCTGGAACGCGGCAGGCTCGCCTGGATCCTGGAGAACATCGCCCCCGGCGACCTGCTGCTGATCTCCTTCGGTCTGATCGACATGAAGCCGGGCGACGGCCGTTTCACCGAACCCTTCGGCGACTTCCAGCGGTTCCTGCGCCAGTACGTCCACGGCGCCCGTGAGCGCGGCGCGCACCCGGTGTTCGTCACCAGCCACGAGCGCCGGGTCTTCGACGAGCACGGCAACATGCGCCGCCCCCTCGGCCTCTACCCGGGCGCCATGCGGGAGTTGGCGGCCGGTCTGTCCGTGCCGCTGCTCGACCTCAACGCGTGGAGCGTCGGCTGGTGGCGGCAGGCCGGCCCGCAGGGCACCCGGGACCTCTTCCTCCACCTGGACCCCGCCGAACACCCCAACTACCCCGACGGCGTCGCCGACAACACCCATCTGCGCGGCCACGGGGCCCTGGAATGCGCCCGGTTCGTGGCCGGGGAACTGCGCGCGCGGTCCCTGCTCACCCCGGACTACTTCCGCAACCTCGACGCGAACATCCCGGAGACGGCGATCGAGTTCCTCGACGACGACGTCTTCGAGCGGCTGACCAAGGAGCGGGTCGGCGCCGTCCCGGCGCGACGCGACCGCGGCGCGCTGGTGGAGAGCGGGGCGGCGCGATGA
- a CDS encoding Ig-like domain-containing protein, with product MSDWYPLARAWVTHPQAPQIGGTLELFADADPAQPVAPGQEFALTLVVTPTGGAYRTYGYLLDDFLGGVAAMVSHQGTSHLNNGRYATYAGDAEPRTVTCRIRVGDNAAEGAVLLPRIIVGLMPAQGDKLIPSAAVSDAGFRVRRHWLPGQSMTLRPGGRAVLPAGHSPLPGLRFMGVGLARHGTLTCRSDGSVTYQADHDHLGYDRFELAFEDELGHRVWSEVTVHIGDFGASPGALPTYG from the coding sequence ATGAGCGACTGGTACCCGCTCGCCCGCGCCTGGGTGACCCACCCGCAGGCCCCGCAGATCGGCGGCACCCTCGAACTCTTCGCCGACGCCGACCCGGCCCAACCGGTCGCCCCCGGCCAGGAGTTCGCCCTCACCCTGGTCGTCACCCCCACCGGCGGCGCCTACCGCACCTACGGCTATCTCCTCGACGACTTCCTCGGCGGCGTCGCCGCCATGGTCAGCCACCAGGGCACCAGCCACCTCAACAACGGCCGCTACGCCACCTACGCCGGCGACGCCGAACCCCGCACCGTCACCTGCCGTATCCGCGTGGGCGACAACGCCGCCGAGGGCGCGGTGCTGCTGCCCCGCATCATCGTCGGCCTGATGCCCGCCCAGGGCGACAAGCTCATTCCCTCCGCGGCCGTCTCGGACGCGGGCTTCCGCGTACGGCGGCACTGGCTCCCCGGCCAGAGCATGACCCTGCGCCCGGGCGGCCGGGCGGTGCTGCCCGCCGGCCACAGCCCGCTCCCCGGCCTGCGCTTCATGGGCGTGGGCCTGGCCCGGCACGGCACGCTCACCTGCCGGTCCGACGGCAGCGTCACCTACCAGGCGGACCACGACCACCTGGGCTACGACCGCTTCGAGCTGGCCTTCGAGGACGAGCTCGGCCACCGGGTGTGGTCCGAGGTCACCGTCCACATCGGCGACTTCGGGGCATCGCCGGGCGCGCTGCCGACGTATGGGTAG
- a CDS encoding endonuclease/exonuclease/phosphatase family protein — protein MPPSGSAYADQVDPATAPGVRSITYNVCGGHEGCRRGLDTAARTGLTVDQITAWDADAVLLQELCVGQWVALADALPGYSAVRTGTTAPGDANGDGTPDLWTRDRTTGTLRLHPSTGTGALGTRVAMADCTWTATTAPPSAPRPTPARRAPWPSTPARPRAASAIR, from the coding sequence TTGCCGCCGAGCGGCAGCGCGTACGCCGACCAGGTCGACCCGGCCACGGCACCCGGCGTGCGCTCGATCACGTACAACGTGTGCGGTGGCCACGAGGGGTGCCGGAGGGGTCTGGACACCGCGGCCCGGACCGGTCTGACGGTGGACCAGATCACCGCGTGGGACGCGGACGCCGTACTGCTCCAGGAGTTGTGCGTCGGCCAGTGGGTGGCACTGGCCGACGCACTGCCCGGCTACAGCGCGGTGCGGACCGGCACCACCGCCCCGGGTGACGCGAACGGCGACGGCACCCCGGACCTCTGGACCCGCGACCGGACCACCGGCACGCTGCGGCTGCACCCGAGCACCGGCACCGGCGCTCTCGGCACACGCGTCGCGATGGCGGACTGCACCTGGACGGCGACGACCGCCCCGCCCTCCGCACCACGACCGACGCCGGCACGGCGAGCGCCCTGGCCCTCCACCCCGGCACGGCCGCGGGCGGCCTCGGCGATCCGGTGA
- a CDS encoding NTP pyrophosphohydrolase: MDEDTPLLVIVDGANVVGSVPDGWWRDRKGAAERLRDRLASDGLPGRTDPVELVLVVEGAARGVASVPGVRVDSAPGSGDDRMVELVAEAAGRPCLVVTADRELRRRVTELGAEVTGPRSVRG; the protein is encoded by the coding sequence ATGGACGAGGACACTCCCCTGCTCGTGATCGTCGACGGCGCCAACGTCGTCGGGTCGGTGCCCGACGGCTGGTGGCGCGACCGCAAGGGTGCCGCCGAGCGCCTCCGCGACCGGCTCGCGAGCGACGGTCTGCCGGGCCGCACGGACCCCGTGGAACTCGTCCTCGTCGTGGAGGGCGCGGCCCGTGGCGTGGCGTCCGTTCCGGGCGTACGGGTGGACTCGGCCCCCGGCAGCGGCGACGACCGCATGGTCGAACTCGTCGCCGAGGCCGCCGGCCGGCCCTGTCTTGTGGTCACCGCGGACCGTGAACTCCGGCGCAGGGTCACGGAGTTGGGCGCGGAGGTCACCGGCCCGCGCAGCGTACGGGGCTGA
- a CDS encoding CDP-alcohol phosphatidyltransferase family protein, whose protein sequence is MARLSLRAVQKLTCKKRDAWWTVFLVDPVATRMLLVVARFRFITPNRVTWAALFIGLASAGFFLEGDRRSLLIGALLYHLSFILDCIDGKLARLKGNGTVFGGWLDYVFDRIRVLFCALALMGGQFLRTDDERFLLAALAVVFLDMLRYVDALQIYKMRMSMRTKIEKVTKSRAEAERVEREAQEEAERAAQEAARAHAERTRRTGRTHPADLGRDADGQERPEPAAPQVVFMEDLLRDNPSSSAEALREESGAANVVDLHEQFRDRFPWYTRVRRAMLHTRVRPHLISGIEFQMFVFIVGPLIGKILWTTVVSAALLMLFELVIMYKFWLSTRDFTRVMEELDPTPTTAGTIAPQLHKGRHRHGRAVADALLEDERYQAPGPEENPFFQPYPQPQYHQLDPEEAKDLSGIPTPRGESPDVLTQPIRIRPFSKPTWADAGAEAEHEGRGR, encoded by the coding sequence ATGGCCAGGCTTTCGCTCAGGGCTGTCCAAAAACTGACCTGCAAGAAGCGCGACGCCTGGTGGACGGTCTTCCTCGTGGACCCCGTCGCCACTCGCATGCTGCTGGTGGTGGCGCGCTTCCGGTTCATCACGCCGAACCGGGTCACCTGGGCCGCGCTCTTCATCGGCCTGGCGTCCGCCGGCTTCTTCCTGGAGGGCGACCGCCGCTCCCTGCTCATCGGCGCCCTGCTCTACCACCTGAGCTTCATCCTGGACTGCATCGACGGAAAGCTGGCCCGCCTCAAGGGCAACGGCACCGTCTTCGGCGGCTGGCTCGACTACGTCTTCGACCGCATCCGCGTCCTGTTCTGCGCCCTCGCCCTGATGGGCGGGCAGTTCCTGCGCACGGACGACGAGCGCTTCCTGCTCGCCGCCCTGGCCGTGGTCTTCCTCGACATGCTGCGGTACGTCGACGCGCTTCAGATCTACAAGATGCGCATGTCGATGCGGACCAAGATCGAGAAGGTCACCAAGAGCCGCGCCGAGGCCGAGCGCGTCGAGCGGGAGGCCCAGGAGGAGGCCGAACGCGCCGCCCAGGAGGCCGCCCGCGCCCACGCCGAGCGCACCCGGCGGACCGGCCGGACCCACCCGGCGGACCTCGGCCGGGACGCGGACGGACAGGAGCGCCCCGAACCCGCCGCCCCGCAGGTCGTCTTCATGGAGGACCTGCTGCGCGACAACCCCAGCAGCTCCGCCGAGGCCCTCCGCGAGGAGTCCGGCGCGGCCAACGTGGTCGACCTGCACGAGCAGTTCCGCGACCGGTTCCCCTGGTACACCCGGGTCCGCCGGGCGATGCTGCACACCCGGGTGCGCCCGCACCTGATCAGCGGCATCGAGTTCCAGATGTTCGTCTTCATCGTCGGCCCGCTGATCGGGAAGATCCTGTGGACGACGGTGGTCTCGGCGGCCCTGCTGATGCTGTTCGAGCTCGTGATCATGTACAAGTTCTGGCTCTCCACCCGTGACTTCACCCGCGTCATGGAGGAACTGGACCCCACGCCGACCACCGCCGGCACCATCGCCCCGCAGCTGCACAAGGGCCGTCACCGGCACGGCCGGGCGGTGGCGGACGCCCTCCTCGAAGACGAGCGCTACCAGGCGCCGGGGCCGGAGGAGAATCCTTTCTTCCAGCCCTATCCCCAGCCGCAGTACCACCAGCTGGACCCCGAGGAGGCCAAGGACCTCTCGGGTATCCCGACCCCTCGCGGTGAATCGCCGGACGTGCTGACCCAGCCGATCCGGATCCGTCCCTTCTCCAAGCCCACCTGGGCGGACGCAGGGGCGGAGGCCGAGCACGAGGGTCGCGGCCGATGA